The following proteins are co-located in the Diaphorobacter sp. HDW4B genome:
- the uvrB gene encoding excinuclease ABC subunit UvrB — MHEVITEVKEGEFVSFPNSPFQLFQPYPPAGDQPEAIAKLVEGVNDGESFQTLLGVTGSGKTFTMANVIARLGRTAIVFAPNKTLAAQLYSEFREFFPKNAVEYFVSYYDYYQPEAYVPQRDLFIEKDSAINEHIEQMRLSCTKSLLERRDVVIVATVSAIYGIGEPSSYHRMVMTLRAGDKLSQRDAIAQLIRMQYQRNEQDFSRGKFRVRGDTIDVFPAEHSELALRIELFDDEVDSLQLFDPLTGRVIQKIPRFTVYPSSHYVTPRDKVLAAVETIKEELDERLKFFVKEGKLVEAQRLEQRTRFDLEMLSEVGHCKGIENYTRHLSGSMPGDPPSTLTDYLSKDAVMFLDESHQMIGQLNAMYNGDRARKTTLVEYGFRLPSALDNRPLKFEEFEKRMRQVVFVSATPADYEKTHAGQVVEQLVRPTGLVDPIVEVRPATHQVDDVLQEIRIRVEKNQRVLITTLTKRMAEQLTEYLSDNGVKVRYLHSDIDTVERVEIIRDLRLGAFDVLVGINLLREGLDIPEVSLVAILDADKEGFLRAERSLIQTIGRAARNSEGMAILYGDRITDSMKKAIGETERRRAKQIAYNELHGITPRSIVKQVKDLIDGVYSEKAGQDSQRMQQQAARDLELEEMSEKDIAREIKRLEKAMMDHARNLEFEQAARVRDQLAKLKDRVFGAHGGTERQG, encoded by the coding sequence ATGCATGAAGTCATTACTGAAGTGAAGGAAGGCGAGTTCGTTTCCTTCCCGAATTCGCCTTTTCAGCTCTTTCAGCCATACCCACCAGCCGGGGATCAGCCCGAGGCGATAGCCAAGCTGGTCGAAGGGGTGAATGATGGTGAGTCGTTCCAGACCTTGCTGGGCGTGACGGGCTCGGGCAAGACCTTCACCATGGCCAATGTGATCGCGCGCCTTGGGCGCACGGCCATCGTGTTCGCGCCCAACAAGACGCTGGCCGCGCAGCTCTACAGCGAATTCCGCGAGTTCTTCCCCAAGAACGCGGTGGAATATTTCGTGAGCTATTACGACTATTACCAGCCGGAAGCCTATGTGCCCCAGCGCGACCTGTTCATCGAGAAGGACAGCGCGATCAACGAGCACATCGAGCAGATGCGCCTGTCATGCACCAAGAGCCTGCTGGAGCGGCGCGATGTGGTGATCGTCGCCACGGTCTCGGCCATCTACGGCATCGGCGAGCCGTCGAGCTACCACCGCATGGTGATGACGCTGCGCGCGGGCGACAAGCTGAGCCAGCGCGACGCGATCGCGCAGCTCATCCGCATGCAGTACCAGCGCAATGAGCAGGATTTCAGCCGGGGCAAGTTCCGCGTGCGTGGCGACACCATCGACGTGTTTCCGGCCGAGCATTCCGAGCTGGCGCTGCGCATCGAGCTGTTCGATGACGAGGTGGACAGCCTGCAGCTCTTTGATCCGCTCACGGGCCGCGTCATCCAGAAGATTCCGCGTTTCACCGTCTACCCGAGCAGCCACTACGTGACGCCGCGCGACAAGGTGCTGGCGGCGGTCGAGACCATCAAGGAAGAGCTGGACGAGCGTCTGAAGTTCTTCGTCAAGGAAGGCAAGCTGGTCGAGGCGCAGCGCCTGGAGCAGCGCACGCGCTTCGATCTGGAAATGCTCAGCGAAGTGGGGCATTGCAAGGGCATCGAGAACTACACGCGCCATCTCTCGGGCTCCATGCCGGGCGATCCGCCAAGCACGCTGACCGACTATCTCTCCAAGGACGCGGTGATGTTCCTTGACGAGAGCCACCAGATGATCGGCCAGCTCAACGCCATGTACAACGGTGACCGCGCGCGCAAGACGACGTTGGTGGAATACGGCTTTCGCCTGCCTTCGGCGCTCGACAACCGGCCGCTCAAGTTCGAGGAATTCGAGAAACGCATGCGTCAGGTGGTGTTCGTCTCGGCCACGCCGGCGGACTATGAGAAGACCCATGCAGGGCAGGTGGTCGAGCAATTGGTGCGGCCGACCGGGCTGGTTGATCCCATCGTCGAGGTGCGTCCGGCGACCCATCAGGTCGATGATGTGCTGCAGGAAATACGCATTCGAGTCGAAAAGAATCAGCGCGTACTCATTACCACGCTGACCAAGCGCATGGCCGAGCAGTTGACCGAGTATCTTTCGGACAACGGTGTGAAGGTGCGCTATCTGCACTCGGACATCGATACCGTCGAGCGCGTGGAAATCATCCGCGACCTGCGCCTGGGCGCCTTCGATGTGCTGGTCGGTATCAACCTGCTTCGCGAAGGGTTGGACATTCCCGAGGTCTCGCTGGTTGCAATTCTGGATGCGGATAAGGAAGGTTTCCTACGCGCAGAACGCAGTTTGATCCAGACAATTGGCCGCGCGGCCCGAAATTCCGAGGGGATGGCGATCCTGTATGGGGACCGGATCACCGACTCGATGAAAAAAGCCATCGGCGAAACGGAACGTCGGCGCGCAAAACAGATCGCATACAACGAGCTACACGGAATTACACCGCGAAGCATTGTCAAGCAGGTGAAAGACCTGATTGATGGTGTCTACAGTGAAAAGGCCGGGCAGGACTCACAGCGCATGCAGCAGCAGGCAGCGCGTGATCTGGAGCTGGAAGAAATGTCGGAAAAGGACATTGCGCGCGAGATCAAGCGGCTTGAGAAGGCCATGATGGATCACGCACGCAATCTGGAGTTCGAGCAGGCGGCACGCGTGCGCGATCAACTGGCCAAGCTCAAGGATCGCGTCTTCGGTGCACATGGCGGCACGGAGCGCCAAGGCTGA
- the iscR gene encoding Fe-S cluster assembly transcriptional regulator IscR, which translates to MRLTTKGRFAVTAMIDLALRQNNGPVTLAAISQRQQISLSYLEQLFGKLRRHELVESTRGPGGGYTLARKAGDITVADIIVSVDEPIDATQCGGKENCLGEAGRCMTHELWASLNQRMVEFLDSVTLQKLVDDQLAKGVQIEDKPVARRAISTTPVVKPIRVNAPNSVFALGNAFAKS; encoded by the coding sequence ATGCGTCTCACAACCAAAGGCCGGTTTGCGGTCACAGCCATGATTGATCTGGCCCTGCGTCAGAACAATGGCCCAGTCACCCTCGCGGCCATCAGCCAGCGTCAGCAGATTTCCCTGTCGTACCTGGAACAACTGTTCGGCAAGCTGCGTCGTCACGAACTGGTGGAATCCACCCGTGGCCCCGGCGGCGGTTATACGCTGGCCCGCAAGGCTGGCGACATCACCGTGGCCGACATCATTGTTTCCGTCGATGAACCCATCGATGCGACTCAGTGCGGCGGCAAAGAAAACTGCCTCGGCGAAGCCGGTCGCTGCATGACCCACGAACTGTGGGCCTCGCTGAACCAGCGCATGGTGGAATTCCTCGACTCCGTCACGCTGCAGAAGCTGGTGGACGATCAGCTCGCCAAGGGTGTGCAGATCGAGGACAAGCCGGTCGCTCGTCGCGCGATTTCGACGACTCCGGTGGTCAAGCCCATTCGCGTGAATGCACCGAACTCGGTGTTTGCTCTGGGCAACGCCTTCGCCAAGTCCTGA
- a CDS encoding IscS subfamily cysteine desulfurase, which yields MDMTPHFPIYLDYGATTPVDPRVVDAMIPWLREHFGNAASRSHAWGWEAEEAIEKSRGYVADLIGADPREIVWTSGATESINLALKGAAQFYKGKGKHLITLKTEHKAVLDTMRELERQGFDVTYMDVKEDGLLDLESFKAAIRPDTILVSVLFVNNEIGVIQDIPAIGAICREKGIIFHVDAAQATGRVEIDMSKLPIDLMSMTAHKTYGPKGVGALYVRRKPRIRLEAQIHGGGHERGMRSGTLPTHQIVGMGEAFRIIKLEMNEVNEKAAKLQKRLLDGLADIEQVFINGSMEHRVPQNLNMSFNFVEGESLIMGIKGLAVSSGSACTSASLEPSYVLRALGRSDELAHSSLRMTIGRFTTEEEIDYAISTIRHNVAKLRELSPLWEMFKDGVDLSTIQWAAH from the coding sequence ATGGACATGACTCCCCATTTCCCCATTTACCTGGACTACGGCGCGACCACTCCTGTGGATCCCCGTGTCGTTGACGCGATGATCCCTTGGTTGCGCGAACATTTCGGCAACGCGGCATCGCGCAGTCATGCGTGGGGCTGGGAAGCTGAAGAAGCCATCGAGAAGTCTCGTGGCTACGTGGCCGATCTGATCGGTGCCGATCCTCGCGAAATCGTGTGGACCAGCGGTGCGACCGAATCCATCAATCTGGCATTGAAGGGCGCCGCTCAGTTCTACAAGGGCAAGGGCAAGCACCTCATCACGCTCAAGACCGAGCACAAGGCCGTGCTGGACACCATGCGTGAGCTGGAGCGCCAGGGCTTCGACGTGACCTACATGGACGTCAAGGAAGACGGTCTGCTGGATCTGGAATCCTTCAAGGCCGCGATTCGCCCCGACACGATTCTGGTCAGCGTGCTGTTCGTGAACAACGAGATCGGCGTGATCCAGGACATCCCTGCGATCGGCGCGATCTGCCGCGAAAAGGGCATCATTTTCCACGTCGATGCAGCGCAAGCGACTGGCCGTGTCGAGATCGACATGAGCAAGCTGCCCATCGACCTGATGAGCATGACCGCGCACAAGACCTATGGCCCCAAGGGCGTGGGCGCGCTGTACGTTCGCCGCAAGCCACGCATTCGTCTGGAAGCGCAGATCCACGGCGGTGGCCACGAGCGCGGCATGCGTTCGGGCACCTTGCCAACGCACCAGATCGTCGGCATGGGCGAAGCCTTCCGCATCATCAAGCTCGAAATGAACGAGGTGAACGAGAAGGCCGCCAAGCTGCAAAAGCGTCTGCTGGACGGTCTCGCCGACATCGAACAGGTGTTCATCAACGGCAGCATGGAGCACCGCGTTCCGCAGAACCTGAACATGAGCTTCAACTTCGTCGAAGGCGAATCGCTGATCATGGGCATCAAGGGTCTGGCCGTGTCGTCCGGTTCCGCATGCACCTCGGCAAGCCTGGAGCCCAGCTACGTGCTGCGCGCCCTTGGCCGCAGCGACGAGCTCGCTCACAGCAGCCTGCGCATGACGATTGGCCGCTTCACGACCGAAGAGGAAATCGACTATGCGATTTCCACCATCCGTCACAACGTGGCCAAGCTGCGTGAACTCAGCCCTCTGTGGGAAATGTTCAAGGATGGCGTGGACCTGAGCACCATCCAGTGGGCTGCTCACTGA
- the iscU gene encoding Fe-S cluster assembly scaffold IscU: MAYSDKVIDHYENPRNVGSFDKGDDTVGTGMVGAPACGDVMKLQIKVNPETGVIEDARFKTYGCGSAIASSSLVTEWVKGKTLDEAAALKNSIIAEELALPPVKIHCSILAEDAIKAAVNDYKAKRGETAAADSTAA, translated from the coding sequence ATGGCTTATTCAGACAAAGTGATCGACCATTACGAGAACCCCCGCAACGTGGGCTCGTTCGACAAGGGTGACGACACCGTCGGCACCGGCATGGTCGGCGCACCGGCTTGCGGCGACGTGATGAAGCTGCAGATCAAGGTGAACCCCGAAACCGGCGTGATCGAAGACGCACGTTTCAAGACCTACGGCTGCGGCTCGGCGATCGCATCGTCCTCGCTCGTGACCGAATGGGTCAAGGGCAAGACACTCGACGAAGCGGCTGCTTTGAAGAACAGCATCATCGCTGAAGAGTTGGCACTGCCACCCGTGAAGATTCACTGCTCCATCCTGGCCGAAGACGCCATCAAGGCAGCCGTGAACGACTACAAGGCCAAGCGCGGCGAAACTGCGGCTGCAGATTCGACAGCGGCCTGA
- the iscA gene encoding iron-sulfur cluster assembly protein IscA, producing the protein MAVTLTEAAARHVSRYLSRRGKGLGVRLGVKTTGCSGLAYKLEYVDDQAPEDIIFENHGVKLLIDPKSLAYIDGTELDFVREGLNEGFKFNNPNERDRCGCGESFRV; encoded by the coding sequence ATGGCAGTGACATTGACCGAAGCTGCCGCAAGGCACGTCAGCCGCTACCTGTCGCGTCGCGGCAAGGGGCTGGGCGTGCGCCTTGGTGTGAAGACCACGGGCTGCTCGGGGCTGGCTTACAAGCTGGAATATGTGGACGATCAGGCTCCCGAAGACATCATCTTCGAGAACCATGGCGTGAAGCTGCTGATCGACCCCAAGAGCCTTGCTTATATCGACGGCACGGAGCTCGACTTCGTGCGCGAAGGCCTGAATGAAGGCTTCAAGTTCAACAATCCGAACGAGCGTGATCGTTGCGGTTGCGGCGAAAGTTTCCGCGTCTGA
- the hscB gene encoding Fe-S protein assembly co-chaperone HscB, with amino-acid sequence MNLQSDDFELFGVPRQFAQDRAQLDARWKDLQREAHPDRFAAQGSAAQRVAMQWSVRINEAYQRLKDPLKRATYLCELNDVNIGAEDNTAMPAAFLMQQMEWRETLDDATTEDALDELGDMVQAARKQALVKLASLIDEQNDLAKAAQEVRALMFIARFAHDVDVKHEQLAQ; translated from the coding sequence ATGAATCTGCAATCTGACGACTTTGAATTGTTCGGTGTGCCCCGGCAATTCGCACAGGACCGCGCACAACTTGATGCGCGTTGGAAAGACCTACAACGCGAGGCCCACCCTGATCGCTTTGCGGCCCAGGGCAGCGCTGCGCAGCGCGTGGCGATGCAATGGTCGGTGCGCATCAACGAGGCCTACCAGCGTCTGAAAGATCCGCTCAAGCGCGCCACGTATCTGTGCGAGCTGAACGACGTGAACATCGGCGCGGAAGACAACACCGCCATGCCGGCCGCCTTCCTCATGCAGCAGATGGAATGGCGCGAAACGCTCGACGACGCGACCACCGAAGACGCACTCGATGAGCTGGGCGACATGGTGCAGGCTGCGCGCAAGCAAGCGTTGGTAAAACTGGCAAGCTTGATTGACGAGCAAAACGACCTTGCCAAAGCGGCGCAGGAAGTCAGAGCCCTCATGTTCATTGCGCGTTTTGCACACGACGTCGATGTGAAACACGAGCAGCTTGCACAATAG
- the hscA gene encoding Fe-S protein assembly chaperone HscA, whose product MALLQISEPGQSPDPHQRRIAVGIDLGTTHSLVAAVRHGVAECLPDEQGRVLLPSVVRYMEGSGRQIGYDAVASRLQDPVNTIASVKRLMGRGLADITDKASLPYELLTQGGENAAQQGMVAIQTAGGVKSPVEVSAEILATLRFRAEDSFNDDIYGAVITVPAYFDDAQRQATKDAAKLAGLNLLRLINEPTAAAIAYGLDNSSEGLYAVYDLGGGTFDISILRLTQGVFEVIATGGDSALGGDDYDAALGDWVLAQHALTAQTPEDKTAVRMAARACKEALTDADCAQFTATLAGKPLDFAVTRADFDAATADLTKRTLTAVRRTLRDAQLDREEVQGVVMVGGSTRMPQVLTAVAEFFGKEPLTNLNPDEVVALGASIQANQLAGNNSAGDLLLLDVIPLSLGVETMGGLVERIVGRNETIPTAKAQDFTTYKDGQTAMAIHVVQGERDLVADCRSLARFELRGIPAMAAGAARIRVTFTVDADGLLIVSAKEQGSGVEAKVDVKPSYGLSDDQIAKMLEDGFATAQQDMRQRAVVEARVDADRLLMATQSALDVDGDVLSDKERTEIDALMQALRTLHATSDDAAALEAGTQALAKGTEQFAAQRMNRGIREALAGKNIQTL is encoded by the coding sequence ATGGCGCTCCTGCAGATTTCCGAACCCGGTCAATCCCCTGACCCGCATCAGCGGCGCATCGCCGTGGGCATCGATCTGGGCACCACCCATTCGCTCGTGGCCGCTGTGCGCCATGGCGTTGCGGAATGCCTGCCTGATGAACAGGGCCGGGTGCTGCTGCCATCTGTCGTGCGCTACATGGAGGGCAGTGGTCGCCAGATCGGCTATGACGCGGTCGCTTCGCGTCTGCAGGATCCCGTCAACACGATAGCCTCGGTCAAGCGCCTGATGGGTCGTGGCTTGGCCGACATCACCGACAAGGCGTCGCTGCCCTACGAGCTGCTCACGCAAGGCGGTGAAAATGCCGCGCAGCAAGGCATGGTCGCCATTCAAACGGCAGGCGGTGTGAAGTCGCCCGTTGAAGTGAGCGCCGAGATTCTGGCGACGCTGCGTTTCCGTGCGGAAGACAGCTTCAACGACGACATCTATGGCGCGGTGATCACCGTGCCTGCGTATTTCGATGACGCACAACGCCAGGCCACCAAGGACGCCGCCAAGCTCGCGGGTCTGAACCTGCTGCGCCTCATCAACGAACCCACCGCAGCTGCGATTGCCTACGGTCTCGACAACTCGTCCGAAGGACTGTACGCCGTGTACGACCTGGGCGGCGGCACGTTCGACATCTCGATTCTGCGACTCACGCAAGGCGTGTTCGAGGTCATCGCCACGGGTGGTGATTCTGCATTGGGCGGTGATGACTACGACGCTGCGTTGGGTGACTGGGTGCTCGCTCAGCATGCTCTGACGGCGCAGACGCCTGAAGACAAGACTGCTGTGCGCATGGCTGCTCGCGCCTGCAAAGAAGCGCTGACCGATGCGGACTGCGCGCAGTTCACCGCCACGCTGGCAGGCAAGCCGCTCGACTTTGCCGTGACCCGTGCCGACTTCGATGCCGCGACAGCGGACCTCACCAAGCGCACGCTGACCGCCGTTCGCCGCACCTTGCGCGATGCGCAGCTTGATCGCGAAGAAGTGCAGGGCGTGGTCATGGTAGGCGGCTCCACGCGCATGCCGCAAGTGCTGACTGCAGTGGCCGAATTCTTTGGAAAAGAACCGCTCACGAATCTGAATCCGGATGAAGTGGTGGCACTCGGCGCATCCATTCAGGCCAATCAGCTTGCGGGCAACAACTCCGCTGGCGACCTGCTGCTGCTCGACGTGATTCCACTCTCGCTCGGCGTCGAAACCATGGGTGGCCTGGTCGAGCGCATCGTCGGTCGCAACGAAACCATTCCCACCGCCAAGGCGCAGGATTTCACCACCTACAAGGACGGCCAGACCGCAATGGCCATCCACGTGGTGCAGGGCGAGCGCGATCTGGTGGCCGACTGCCGCAGCCTCGCGCGCTTCGAACTGCGCGGCATTCCAGCCATGGCTGCCGGTGCCGCGCGCATCCGCGTGACCTTCACCGTCGATGCCGATGGCCTGCTTATTGTGAGCGCCAAAGAGCAGGGCAGCGGCGTCGAAGCCAAGGTCGATGTGAAGCCTTCGTATGGCCTGTCGGATGACCAGATCGCCAAGATGCTGGAAGACGGTTTCGCCACCGCGCAGCAGGACATGCGTCAGCGCGCCGTGGTCGAAGCGCGTGTCGACGCCGACCGTCTGCTGATGGCGACGCAGAGCGCGCTCGACGTCGATGGCGATGTGCTGAGCGACAAGGAACGTACCGAGATTGATGCGCTCATGCAGGCGCTGCGCACGCTGCATGCGACGAGCGACGATGCCGCAGCCCTCGAGGCCGGCACGCAAGCGCTCGCCAAAGGCACGGAACAATTCGCCGCTCAACGCATGAATCGCGGCATTCGCGAAGCGTTGGCTGGCAAGAACATCCAGACGCTGTAA
- the fdx gene encoding ISC system 2Fe-2S type ferredoxin, whose translation MPVIKILPHPEYCPQGAEITAPAGTSICEALLDNKINIEHACDMSCACTTCHVIVRQGGNSLNEAEEEEEDLLDRAWGLEPQSRLSCQAILAKEDVTVEIPKYSINHAKENH comes from the coding sequence ATGCCCGTCATCAAAATTCTTCCGCATCCAGAATACTGCCCGCAAGGCGCTGAAATCACTGCGCCCGCAGGCACGTCGATCTGCGAAGCACTGCTCGACAACAAGATCAACATCGAGCACGCTTGCGACATGAGCTGCGCTTGCACCACGTGCCACGTCATCGTGCGCCAGGGCGGCAATTCACTCAACGAGGCCGAGGAAGAGGAAGAAGACCTGCTCGACCGCGCCTGGGGCCTTGAGCCACAATCGCGTCTGTCGTGCCAGGCCATTCTGGCCAAGGAAGACGTCACGGTGGAGATTCCCAAGTACTCCATCAACCACGCCAAGGAGAACCACTGA
- the dnaQ gene encoding DNA polymerase III subunit epsilon gives MSRQIVLDTETTGLSAETGDRVIELGCVELVNRKLTGKNLHIYFNPERDSHEDALRVHGISNEFLKDKPKFAELADEIVEYLQGAELIIHNAAFDISFLNKEFQLCGRKPVKSYVDSVIDTLAMAKEMFPGKRNSLDALCDRLEVDNSGRTLHGALLDAELLADVYINMTRGQEALLIADEEPKDKNAGAVRVAAIDFSSLKLQVIAANEDELTAHLDVLKQIDKSSGGKTIWPLPASDQNSVS, from the coding sequence ATGTCACGTCAGATCGTGCTGGATACTGAAACCACGGGCCTTTCCGCTGAAACGGGCGACCGCGTCATCGAACTGGGCTGCGTGGAACTCGTGAACCGCAAGCTCACGGGCAAGAACCTGCACATCTACTTCAACCCCGAACGCGACAGCCACGAAGACGCGCTCCGGGTGCACGGCATCAGCAACGAATTCCTCAAGGACAAACCCAAGTTCGCGGAACTCGCGGACGAGATCGTCGAATACCTACAAGGCGCGGAACTCATCATCCACAACGCCGCGTTCGACATCAGCTTCCTGAACAAGGAGTTCCAGCTCTGCGGCAGAAAGCCCGTCAAGAGCTATGTCGACAGCGTGATCGACACCTTGGCCATGGCCAAGGAAATGTTCCCCGGCAAGCGCAACTCGCTGGATGCACTGTGCGATCGCCTCGAAGTCGACAACTCCGGCCGCACGCTGCACGGGGCCTTGCTTGATGCGGAACTGCTCGCCGACGTCTACATCAACATGACCCGAGGCCAGGAGGCCTTGCTGATTGCGGATGAAGAACCCAAGGACAAGAACGCCGGCGCCGTGCGCGTGGCCGCCATCGATTTCAGCAGCCTGAAACTGCAGGTCATCGCCGCGAACGAAGACGAGTTGACTGCGCATCTCGACGTGCTCAAGCAGATCGACAAATCGAGCGGCGGAAAAACAATCTGGCCACTTCCCGCAAGCGACCAGAATTCCGTGTCATAA
- a CDS encoding long-chain fatty acid--CoA ligase: protein MDKATAQADLLVADLLAFIAADGCTDDQFNQLALRLFAHQYEFNAPFRSFCQRRGATLRNVKTWSDIPAVPIDAFKAMELRSEPASPNERVFMTSGTTGRAARGRHFHPQLDVYDLSMTRNFAKRFMQGVERMPMGILFPDEVAMPNSSLAHYLALAKSEFGTEDSRYYLTPEGLDVPGLCAALEESQRSGKPYALLGASFSLVHVMDALREQGCSFQLPAGSRILDTGGYKGQSRELPLEEFYADLARLFGVPRTHCINMYGMTELSTQFYDDGNATLPSVKSGPHWIRSRLVEPITGRDVPPGERGILVHCDLGNYNAVSTILTEDVALWADGGFLLLGRAEGAAAKGCSLAVEEFVKATAA, encoded by the coding sequence ATGGACAAGGCCACGGCTCAGGCCGACCTGCTGGTCGCAGACCTGCTCGCATTCATCGCGGCAGACGGTTGCACGGATGACCAGTTCAATCAACTCGCCCTGCGCCTGTTCGCTCACCAGTACGAATTCAATGCGCCGTTTCGCAGCTTCTGCCAGCGCCGCGGAGCCACGCTGCGCAATGTGAAAACCTGGAGCGACATTCCTGCCGTGCCCATCGATGCGTTCAAGGCGATGGAGTTGCGCAGCGAGCCCGCATCGCCGAACGAGCGCGTGTTCATGACCAGCGGCACCACGGGTCGCGCGGCGCGTGGACGGCACTTTCACCCCCAACTCGATGTCTACGATCTGTCGATGACGCGCAACTTCGCCAAGCGTTTCATGCAAGGCGTGGAGCGCATGCCGATGGGCATTCTGTTTCCTGACGAAGTGGCGATGCCCAACTCGTCGCTGGCGCACTATCTGGCGCTTGCGAAGTCGGAGTTCGGCACGGAAGACAGCCGCTACTATCTGACGCCCGAGGGTCTCGACGTGCCTGGCTTGTGCGCCGCGCTGGAAGAGTCGCAGCGCAGCGGCAAGCCATATGCGCTGCTCGGCGCAAGCTTCAGCCTTGTGCATGTGATGGACGCGCTGCGCGAGCAAGGCTGCAGCTTTCAACTACCTGCGGGCAGCCGCATTCTCGACACCGGCGGCTACAAGGGCCAGTCGCGCGAGTTGCCGCTCGAAGAGTTCTACGCCGATCTGGCGCGCCTCTTCGGCGTTCCGCGCACGCACTGCATCAACATGTATGGCATGACCGAACTGAGCACGCAGTTCTACGACGATGGCAATGCGACGCTGCCTTCGGTGAAATCGGGGCCGCACTGGATTCGCTCGCGACTGGTCGAGCCGATCACGGGCCGCGATGTGCCACCGGGCGAGCGCGGCATTCTGGTGCATTGCGATCTGGGCAATTACAACGCGGTCAGCACCATCCTGACCGAAGATGTGGCTCTGTGGGCCGATGGTGGTTTTCTGCTGCTAGGGCGTGCGGAAGGCGCTGCGGCCAAGGGCTGCTCGCTTGCCGTTGAAGAGTTCGTGAAGGCCACGGCGGCATGA
- a CDS encoding acyl-CoA reductase, whose product MRIERVTAGYLPGLQVDEVQWHVLPFQRNGMRLEVSVPMLTGPQMHALADRVREAANRHLRTMTVADIIDVIDRAIARLLDRNDPFRQQAEALLPVVSGYDADMVRLGLTGYFKTFRAAQLRRFVAEDFANPAVLDGFQPAPKGGAVRAYGPDLLVHSWAGNVPALSLWSLVCGLLVKAPAIGKLASAEPLFAGWFARLLAEIHPPLADCLAVVWWSGAGGEEADALYAKADTVLAYGGNHTLDALRKRLPVTTRFLPHGHKLGFGLIGAAALDTLKAPALARLAAWDVMRYDQQGCYSPHVFYVERGAPVSPRAFADYLAAELANLQRRFARRDLDLEESAAVAKWQQSVEWSAGDDLLIGPADAPWSVAYSDSLQSLSPTALYRTIYVVGVDSLDDVVPVVAAQREYLQTAGIAAGPENLYRLAELLGAAGVTRIAAIGSMSMPEAGWHHDGRFNLVDLVRMTEIEQSAEWAAQPFADYAD is encoded by the coding sequence ATGAGGATTGAGCGCGTCACTGCGGGCTATCTGCCCGGTTTGCAGGTCGATGAGGTGCAGTGGCATGTCCTGCCTTTCCAGCGCAATGGAATGCGGCTTGAAGTCTCGGTGCCCATGCTGACCGGGCCGCAGATGCATGCATTGGCGGACCGCGTGCGCGAAGCCGCCAACCGTCATCTGCGCACGATGACCGTGGCAGACATCATCGATGTGATCGACCGCGCCATCGCCCGTCTTCTCGATCGCAACGATCCCTTTCGCCAACAGGCCGAAGCCTTGTTGCCCGTGGTGAGTGGCTACGACGCCGACATGGTGCGGTTGGGATTGACAGGTTATTTCAAGACTTTCCGTGCCGCGCAACTGCGTCGCTTTGTGGCTGAGGATTTTGCCAATCCTGCCGTGCTCGATGGATTTCAGCCCGCACCCAAAGGCGGTGCTGTACGCGCTTATGGCCCTGATCTGCTGGTGCACAGTTGGGCTGGCAATGTGCCTGCGCTGTCGCTGTGGAGTCTGGTGTGCGGCCTGTTGGTCAAGGCACCAGCCATCGGAAAACTGGCCAGTGCCGAGCCGTTGTTCGCAGGCTGGTTTGCACGGCTGCTGGCTGAGATTCATCCACCGCTCGCCGACTGCCTTGCAGTGGTCTGGTGGAGCGGCGCAGGCGGCGAGGAGGCCGATGCGCTCTACGCCAAGGCAGACACCGTGCTCGCTTACGGAGGCAACCATACGCTCGACGCACTGCGCAAACGCTTGCCGGTGACCACGCGCTTTCTGCCGCATGGGCACAAGCTGGGTTTTGGTTTGATTGGTGCTGCTGCGCTGGATACGTTGAAGGCTCCTGCGCTCGCGCGTTTGGCGGCGTGGGATGTCATGCGATACGACCAGCAGGGTTGCTACTCGCCGCATGTCTTTTATGTCGAGCGCGGTGCGCCTGTGTCGCCGCGCGCTTTCGCCGATTATTTGGCGGCAGAGCTGGCCAATCTGCAGCGGCGCTTTGCGCGTCGCGATCTCGATCTGGAAGAAAGTGCGGCTGTTGCCAAGTGGCAGCAAAGCGTGGAGTGGAGCGCCGGAGACGATTTGCTGATCGGCCCCGCCGATGCGCCATGGAGCGTGGCCTACAGCGACAGCCTGCAGTCGCTGTCGCCGACCGCGCTGTATCGCACGATATACGTCGTCGGCGTGGACAGCTTGGACGACGTGGTCCCCGTGGTTGCCGCGCAGCGCGAGTATCTGCAGACTGCGGGCATTGCTGCCGGACCCGAAAATTTGTACCGCTTGGCCGAGCTGCTGGGCGCAGCCGGTGTCACGCGCATCGCCGCCATTGGTTCCATGAGCATGCCCGAAGCAGGCTGGCATCACGATGGGCGATTCAACCTTGTCGATCTGGTGCGGATGACCGAGATCGAACAGTCGGCCGAATGGGCCGCGCAGCCGTTCGCTGATTATGCGGATTGA